The proteins below come from a single Scatophagus argus isolate fScaArg1 chromosome 15, fScaArg1.pri, whole genome shotgun sequence genomic window:
- the atg14 gene encoding beclin 1-associated autophagy-related key regulator isoform X2 gives MNFPYEFRYTEKFERLKKLKEEKEQLQQRVIQAMDGRLQADEMKWKLMSCKMKIEQLKEAVAGGNEEVKSDKDLLLRSQEESQRLQRRAGRHQEKRDKIERHNRRLGELLERRSRELQSKLSQLAALRREHILELTTHIFPLQEEKLGSRDPADVVAECDPALTSSTVSELAEARRTTYLSGRWIWDDQNGETSISITGPPVTLPGNGDCSAYYSWVEEKSTSQGPELDHINPAHTISAALCYATQLVTILSHILDVNLPKKLCNSEFCGENLSRYRFTRALSKLNTNVLHLCFSQHVDSEKLHPHHTLRNIMFLVSPDNNNLGRTGPFEVSADLEESMEFVEPEAAGPAEESGDEAVTDEETDLGTDWETVPSPRFCDIPSQSMDLSQSALQVSQPSANTGGMISSAAASVTSWFRAYTGQR, from the exons ATGAATTTTCCATACGAGTTCCG ATACACTGAGAAGTTTGAGCGtctgaagaagctgaaggaggaaaaggagcagctgcagcagag AGTTATCCAGGCCATGGACGGAAGGCTGCAGGCTGATGAGATG aAGTGGAAGCTCATGTCGTGTAAGATGAAGATCGAGCAGCTGAAGGAGGCAGTCGCCGGGGGCAACGAGGAGGTGAAGAGCG atAAAGACCTCCTCCTGCGCTCTCAGGAGGAGAGTCAGCGGCTGCAGCGCCGAGCTGGACGTCACCAGGAGAAACGGGATAAAATCGAGCGTCACAACCGTCGCCTGGGGGAGCTGCTGGAGAGACGCAGCCGGGAGCTGCAGAGCAAACTGAGCCAGCTGGCAGCTCTGAGACGAGAACACATACTGGAGCTCACCACTCACATCTTCCCCTTACAGGAGGAGAAACTGGGCAGCAg AGACCCTGCCGACGTGGTGGCCGAATGCGACCCCGCGCTGACCTCCAGCACGGTGAGTGAGCTGGCTGAGGCCAGGAGGACCACCTACCTGTCAGGACGCTGGATCTGGGACGACCAGAACGGAGAGACCAGCATCAGCATCACTGGACCCCCTGTCACTCTGCCCGGTAATGGAGACTGCTCAGCCTACTACAGctgggtggaggagaagagcaCCAGTCAGGGCCCAG AGCTGGACCACATCAACCCGGCTCACACCATCAGCGCCGCTCTCTGTTACGCCACGCAGCTCGTCACCATCCTGTCTCATATCCTGGACGTCAACCTGCCCAAGAAGCTCTGCAACAG TGAGTTCTGCGGGGAGAATCTGAGCCGCTACCGCTTCACCAGAGCCCTGAGCAAACTCAACACCAACGTCCTCCACCTGTGCTTCTCTCAG catgtAGACAGCGAGAAGCTCCACCCTCATCACACTCTGCGGAACATCATGTTTCTGGTTTCCCCCGACAACAACAACCTGGGCAG GACGGGTCCATTCGAGGTGAGCGCTGACCTGGAGGAGTCCATGGAGTTTGTGGAGCCGGAGGCTGCAGGGCCGGCAGAGGAGAGCGGAGACGAGGCGGTGACGGATGAAGAGACGGATTTGGGGACAGACTGGGAGACGGTGCCCAGTCCACGATTCTGTGACATCCCTTCACAG TCCATGGATCTTTCCCAGAGTGCATTGCAGGTGTCCCAGCCCTCAGCTAACACCGGAGGGAtgatctcctctgctgctgcctccgTCACCTCCTGGTTCAGAGCTTACACCGGCCAGCGctga
- the LOC124071533 gene encoding cingulin-like isoform X3, protein MKSALFLLLLLCLSQASQGQLEASVPQEDSVRTGLEDVQMRAGVPPELPVLWDELWGLKELVLSLKAVEVEQRQALRSMESRLRDREVEAEQQRRSLEGLQETSVHQREELLQLNSDLRRKVKEVEEQSGAQAVDFSSEVSTLQSRLNSSESSVEELKRKSTALSAELPYLQTRLRASESTVEQLRRKSAVLAVRLCNAESVMEELTKQISAFPASNSSAPAEVFELERRLNVRPEGLDTSTQGQLSDLSSRLNSSQRHLDELSRSAADQTGRLKSVERRVDELQTENTALTDRLSVAERHLDELLTQATGQADTVKQLQTDGADQTSKLMNLQRKLNVTESLLDAVSAELEVRLRSTETQLEQLENHTAALEVRLSVGEKHLDDLKTEHTVQSVQLSLMESRLTDGHNNTTELEIRLSVGEKQLEHLKTEHAVLSFRLNESEVRLQKLTDTNSDELNVAFSAGLTDSGSVGPFDEETTLIFSKMITNVGQAYNQTAGVFTAPVRGLYFFIFTVADYLKGYMGLYLYWNNQPIIFNLELNDHGGYASMSNGVVLRLEEGDVIRLSLPASYRLYDDSRNFTIFSGFLLFPL, encoded by the exons ATGAagtctgctctgtttctgcttctgctcCTGTGTTTGTCTCAGGCCAGTCAGGGACAGTTGGAGGCTTCTGTCCCCCAGGAGGACAGTGTCAGGACAGGTTTGGAGGATGTGCAGATGAGGGCTGGTGTCCCCCCAGAGCTCCCTGTCCTCTGGGATGAGCTGTGGGGTTTAAAGGAGCTGGTCCTGAGTCTGAAAGcagtggaggtggagcagcGTCAGGCCCTGCGGAGCATGGAGAGCCGGCTGAGGGACAGGGAGGTGGAGGCCGAGCAGCAGAGACGCAGTCTGGAAGGACTACAGGAGACGTCGGTCCATCAGagggaggagctgctgcagctgaactcaGATCTGAGGAGGAAGGTGAAGGAAGTGGAGGAGCAGAGCGGAG CTCAAGCGGTCGACTTTTCGTCTGAAGTGTCGACGCTGCAGTCCAGACTGAACAGCAGCGAGAGCTcagtggaggagctgaagaggaagagcacaG CTCTGTCGGCGGAGCTGCCGTACCTGCAGACAAGACTGAGGGCGAGTGAGAGCACAGTGgagcagctgaggaggaagagcgcag tgctcGCGGTCAGACTGTGTAACGCTGAGAGTGTGATGGAGGAGCTGACGAAGCAGATCTCAG CGTTCCCAGCCTCCAACAGTTCGGCTCCAGCTGAAGTGTTTGAGCTGGAGCGTCGACTGAACGTCCGCCCGGAGGGGCTCGACACCAGCACACAAG GTCAGCTATCAGACCTAAGCAGCAGACTGAACTCCAGCCAGCGTCACCTGGATGAGCTCAGTAGAAGCGCTGCAG aCCAAACAGGTCGGCTGAAGTCTGTGGAGAGACGAGTGGatgagctgcagacagaaaatacaG ctctgactgacagactgagtGTCGCTGAACGTCACCTGGATGAGCTGCTGACTCAAGCCACAG GTCAGGCAGATacagtgaagcagctgcagactGATGGGGCAG ATCAAACCTCCAAGCTGATGAACCTGCAGAGAAAACTGAATGTGACTGAGAGTCTGTTGGACGCAGTGAGCGCAG agctGGAGGTCAGACTGAGATCCACTGAGACACAGCTGGAACAGCTGGAGAATCACACTGCAG CTCTGGAGGTCAGACTGAGTGTCGGTGAGAAGCACCTGGACGATCTGAAGACAGAACACACAG ttcagtccGTTCAGCTTTCCTTGATGGAGTCCAGACTGACAGACGGACACAACAACACTACAG AGCTGGAGATCAGACTGAGCGTCGGTGAGAAACAGCTGGAACACCTGAAGACTGAACACGCAG ttttGAGCTTCAGACTGAATGAAAGTGAAGTTCGTCTGCAGAAGCTCACAGACACCAACTCAG ATGAGCTGAATGTTGCTTTCTCAGCCGGTCTGACCGATTCAGGATCAGTCGGACCATTTGATGAGGAGACCACTCTGATTTTCTCCAAAATGATCACCAACGTGGGCCAAGCGTACAACCAGACTGCAG GTGTGTTCACAGCTCCAGTCAGAGGACTTTACTTCTTCATCTTCACGGTTGCAGATTACCTCAAAGGTTACATGGGCCTCTACCTGTACTGGAATAACCAGCCAATCATCTTCAACCTGGAGCTGAATGACCACGGCGGCTACGCCTCCATGTCCAACGGCGTGGTCCTGCGGCTGGAGGAAGGCGACGTGATCCGCCTCAGTCTGCCAGCCAGCTACCGCCTCTACGACGACTCGCGAAACTTCACCATTTTCTCCGGTTTCTTGCTGTTCCCCCTCTGA
- the LOC124071533 gene encoding cingulin-like isoform X2, which translates to MMINSSLLEASQGQLEASVPQEDSVRTGLEDVQMRAGVPPELPVLWDELWGLKELVLSLKAVEVEQRQALRSMESRLRDREVEAEQQRRSLEGLQETSVHQREELLQLNSDLRRKVKEVEEQSGAQAVDFSSEVSTLQSRLNSSESSVEELKRKSTALSAELPYLQTRLRASESTVEQLRRKSAVLAVRLCNAESVMEELTKQISAFPASNSSAPAEVFELERRLNVRPEGLDTSTQGQLSDLSSRLNSSQRHLDELSRSAADQTGRLKSVERRVDELQTENTALTDRLSVAERHLDELLTQATGQADTVKQLQTDGADQTSKLMNLQRKLNVTESLLDAVSAELEVRLGVSETHLDHLKTEHAELEVRLRSTETQLEQLENHTAALEVRLSVGEKHLDDLKTEHTVQSVQLSLMESRLTDGHNNTTELEIRLSVGEKQLEHLKTEHAVLSFRLNESEVRLQKLTDTNSDELNVAFSAGLTDSGSVGPFDEETTLIFSKMITNVGQAYNQTAGVFTAPVRGLYFFIFTVADYLKGYMGLYLYWNNQPIIFNLELNDHGGYASMSNGVVLRLEEGDVIRLSLPASYRLYDDSRNFTIFSGFLLFPL; encoded by the exons ATGATGATAAACTCATCTCTTCTCGAG GCCAGTCAGGGACAGTTGGAGGCTTCTGTCCCCCAGGAGGACAGTGTCAGGACAGGTTTGGAGGATGTGCAGATGAGGGCTGGTGTCCCCCCAGAGCTCCCTGTCCTCTGGGATGAGCTGTGGGGTTTAAAGGAGCTGGTCCTGAGTCTGAAAGcagtggaggtggagcagcGTCAGGCCCTGCGGAGCATGGAGAGCCGGCTGAGGGACAGGGAGGTGGAGGCCGAGCAGCAGAGACGCAGTCTGGAAGGACTACAGGAGACGTCGGTCCATCAGagggaggagctgctgcagctgaactcaGATCTGAGGAGGAAGGTGAAGGAAGTGGAGGAGCAGAGCGGAG CTCAAGCGGTCGACTTTTCGTCTGAAGTGTCGACGCTGCAGTCCAGACTGAACAGCAGCGAGAGCTcagtggaggagctgaagaggaagagcacaG CTCTGTCGGCGGAGCTGCCGTACCTGCAGACAAGACTGAGGGCGAGTGAGAGCACAGTGgagcagctgaggaggaagagcgcag tgctcGCGGTCAGACTGTGTAACGCTGAGAGTGTGATGGAGGAGCTGACGAAGCAGATCTCAG CGTTCCCAGCCTCCAACAGTTCGGCTCCAGCTGAAGTGTTTGAGCTGGAGCGTCGACTGAACGTCCGCCCGGAGGGGCTCGACACCAGCACACAAG GTCAGCTATCAGACCTAAGCAGCAGACTGAACTCCAGCCAGCGTCACCTGGATGAGCTCAGTAGAAGCGCTGCAG aCCAAACAGGTCGGCTGAAGTCTGTGGAGAGACGAGTGGatgagctgcagacagaaaatacaG ctctgactgacagactgagtGTCGCTGAACGTCACCTGGATGAGCTGCTGACTCAAGCCACAG GTCAGGCAGATacagtgaagcagctgcagactGATGGGGCAG ATCAAACCTCCAAGCTGATGAACCTGCAGAGAAAACTGAATGTGACTGAGAGTCTGTTGGACGCAGTGAGCGCAG AGCTGGAGGTCAGGCTGGGAGTCTCTGAGACGCACCTGGATCACCTGAAGACTGAACACGCAG agctGGAGGTCAGACTGAGATCCACTGAGACACAGCTGGAACAGCTGGAGAATCACACTGCAG CTCTGGAGGTCAGACTGAGTGTCGGTGAGAAGCACCTGGACGATCTGAAGACAGAACACACAG ttcagtccGTTCAGCTTTCCTTGATGGAGTCCAGACTGACAGACGGACACAACAACACTACAG AGCTGGAGATCAGACTGAGCGTCGGTGAGAAACAGCTGGAACACCTGAAGACTGAACACGCAG ttttGAGCTTCAGACTGAATGAAAGTGAAGTTCGTCTGCAGAAGCTCACAGACACCAACTCAG ATGAGCTGAATGTTGCTTTCTCAGCCGGTCTGACCGATTCAGGATCAGTCGGACCATTTGATGAGGAGACCACTCTGATTTTCTCCAAAATGATCACCAACGTGGGCCAAGCGTACAACCAGACTGCAG GTGTGTTCACAGCTCCAGTCAGAGGACTTTACTTCTTCATCTTCACGGTTGCAGATTACCTCAAAGGTTACATGGGCCTCTACCTGTACTGGAATAACCAGCCAATCATCTTCAACCTGGAGCTGAATGACCACGGCGGCTACGCCTCCATGTCCAACGGCGTGGTCCTGCGGCTGGAGGAAGGCGACGTGATCCGCCTCAGTCTGCCAGCCAGCTACCGCCTCTACGACGACTCGCGAAACTTCACCATTTTCTCCGGTTTCTTGCTGTTCCCCCTCTGA
- the atg14 gene encoding beclin 1-associated autophagy-related key regulator isoform X1 codes for MASSAGLPPLGPDRAASSSGLHADGRPALRPHHPHPAHSTPGCVMLESVDDAEGLYVAVERCPLCSTSRRRLTCARCVQAGDFVYFSGKNTERYTEKFERLKKLKEEKEQLQQRVIQAMDGRLQADEMKWKLMSCKMKIEQLKEAVAGGNEEVKSDKDLLLRSQEESQRLQRRAGRHQEKRDKIERHNRRLGELLERRSRELQSKLSQLAALRREHILELTTHIFPLQEEKLGSRDPADVVAECDPALTSSTVSELAEARRTTYLSGRWIWDDQNGETSISITGPPVTLPGNGDCSAYYSWVEEKSTSQGPELDHINPAHTISAALCYATQLVTILSHILDVNLPKKLCNSEFCGENLSRYRFTRALSKLNTNVLHLCFSQHVDSEKLHPHHTLRNIMFLVSPDNNNLGRTGPFEVSADLEESMEFVEPEAAGPAEESGDEAVTDEETDLGTDWETVPSPRFCDIPSQSMDLSQSALQVSQPSANTGGMISSAAASVTSWFRAYTGQR; via the exons ATGGCGTCCTCAGCCGGGCTCCCCCCGCTCGGCCCGGACCGTGCTGCTTCATCTTCCGGCCTTCACGCTGATGGGAGGCCGGCTCTCCGGCCCCATCACCCCCATCCGGCGCACTCCACCCCCGGCTGTGTGATGTTGGAGTCGGTGGACGACGCGGAGGGTTTGTACGTCGCGGTGGAGCGGTGCCCTCTGTGTAGCACCTCTCGCCGCAGGCTGACCTGTGCCCGGTGCGTCCAGGCCGGGGACTTCGTCTACTTCAGCGGGAAGAACACTGAAAG ATACACTGAGAAGTTTGAGCGtctgaagaagctgaaggaggaaaaggagcagctgcagcagag AGTTATCCAGGCCATGGACGGAAGGCTGCAGGCTGATGAGATG aAGTGGAAGCTCATGTCGTGTAAGATGAAGATCGAGCAGCTGAAGGAGGCAGTCGCCGGGGGCAACGAGGAGGTGAAGAGCG atAAAGACCTCCTCCTGCGCTCTCAGGAGGAGAGTCAGCGGCTGCAGCGCCGAGCTGGACGTCACCAGGAGAAACGGGATAAAATCGAGCGTCACAACCGTCGCCTGGGGGAGCTGCTGGAGAGACGCAGCCGGGAGCTGCAGAGCAAACTGAGCCAGCTGGCAGCTCTGAGACGAGAACACATACTGGAGCTCACCACTCACATCTTCCCCTTACAGGAGGAGAAACTGGGCAGCAg AGACCCTGCCGACGTGGTGGCCGAATGCGACCCCGCGCTGACCTCCAGCACGGTGAGTGAGCTGGCTGAGGCCAGGAGGACCACCTACCTGTCAGGACGCTGGATCTGGGACGACCAGAACGGAGAGACCAGCATCAGCATCACTGGACCCCCTGTCACTCTGCCCGGTAATGGAGACTGCTCAGCCTACTACAGctgggtggaggagaagagcaCCAGTCAGGGCCCAG AGCTGGACCACATCAACCCGGCTCACACCATCAGCGCCGCTCTCTGTTACGCCACGCAGCTCGTCACCATCCTGTCTCATATCCTGGACGTCAACCTGCCCAAGAAGCTCTGCAACAG TGAGTTCTGCGGGGAGAATCTGAGCCGCTACCGCTTCACCAGAGCCCTGAGCAAACTCAACACCAACGTCCTCCACCTGTGCTTCTCTCAG catgtAGACAGCGAGAAGCTCCACCCTCATCACACTCTGCGGAACATCATGTTTCTGGTTTCCCCCGACAACAACAACCTGGGCAG GACGGGTCCATTCGAGGTGAGCGCTGACCTGGAGGAGTCCATGGAGTTTGTGGAGCCGGAGGCTGCAGGGCCGGCAGAGGAGAGCGGAGACGAGGCGGTGACGGATGAAGAGACGGATTTGGGGACAGACTGGGAGACGGTGCCCAGTCCACGATTCTGTGACATCCCTTCACAG TCCATGGATCTTTCCCAGAGTGCATTGCAGGTGTCCCAGCCCTCAGCTAACACCGGAGGGAtgatctcctctgctgctgcctccgTCACCTCCTGGTTCAGAGCTTACACCGGCCAGCGctga
- the LOC124071533 gene encoding cingulin-like isoform X1, translating to MKSALFLLLLLCLSQASQGQLEASVPQEDSVRTGLEDVQMRAGVPPELPVLWDELWGLKELVLSLKAVEVEQRQALRSMESRLRDREVEAEQQRRSLEGLQETSVHQREELLQLNSDLRRKVKEVEEQSGAQAVDFSSEVSTLQSRLNSSESSVEELKRKSTALSAELPYLQTRLRASESTVEQLRRKSAVLAVRLCNAESVMEELTKQISAFPASNSSAPAEVFELERRLNVRPEGLDTSTQGQLSDLSSRLNSSQRHLDELSRSAADQTGRLKSVERRVDELQTENTALTDRLSVAERHLDELLTQATGQADTVKQLQTDGADQTSKLMNLQRKLNVTESLLDAVSAELEVRLGVSETHLDHLKTEHAELEVRLRSTETQLEQLENHTAALEVRLSVGEKHLDDLKTEHTVQSVQLSLMESRLTDGHNNTTELEIRLSVGEKQLEHLKTEHAVLSFRLNESEVRLQKLTDTNSDELNVAFSAGLTDSGSVGPFDEETTLIFSKMITNVGQAYNQTAGVFTAPVRGLYFFIFTVADYLKGYMGLYLYWNNQPIIFNLELNDHGGYASMSNGVVLRLEEGDVIRLSLPASYRLYDDSRNFTIFSGFLLFPL from the exons ATGAagtctgctctgtttctgcttctgctcCTGTGTTTGTCTCAGGCCAGTCAGGGACAGTTGGAGGCTTCTGTCCCCCAGGAGGACAGTGTCAGGACAGGTTTGGAGGATGTGCAGATGAGGGCTGGTGTCCCCCCAGAGCTCCCTGTCCTCTGGGATGAGCTGTGGGGTTTAAAGGAGCTGGTCCTGAGTCTGAAAGcagtggaggtggagcagcGTCAGGCCCTGCGGAGCATGGAGAGCCGGCTGAGGGACAGGGAGGTGGAGGCCGAGCAGCAGAGACGCAGTCTGGAAGGACTACAGGAGACGTCGGTCCATCAGagggaggagctgctgcagctgaactcaGATCTGAGGAGGAAGGTGAAGGAAGTGGAGGAGCAGAGCGGAG CTCAAGCGGTCGACTTTTCGTCTGAAGTGTCGACGCTGCAGTCCAGACTGAACAGCAGCGAGAGCTcagtggaggagctgaagaggaagagcacaG CTCTGTCGGCGGAGCTGCCGTACCTGCAGACAAGACTGAGGGCGAGTGAGAGCACAGTGgagcagctgaggaggaagagcgcag tgctcGCGGTCAGACTGTGTAACGCTGAGAGTGTGATGGAGGAGCTGACGAAGCAGATCTCAG CGTTCCCAGCCTCCAACAGTTCGGCTCCAGCTGAAGTGTTTGAGCTGGAGCGTCGACTGAACGTCCGCCCGGAGGGGCTCGACACCAGCACACAAG GTCAGCTATCAGACCTAAGCAGCAGACTGAACTCCAGCCAGCGTCACCTGGATGAGCTCAGTAGAAGCGCTGCAG aCCAAACAGGTCGGCTGAAGTCTGTGGAGAGACGAGTGGatgagctgcagacagaaaatacaG ctctgactgacagactgagtGTCGCTGAACGTCACCTGGATGAGCTGCTGACTCAAGCCACAG GTCAGGCAGATacagtgaagcagctgcagactGATGGGGCAG ATCAAACCTCCAAGCTGATGAACCTGCAGAGAAAACTGAATGTGACTGAGAGTCTGTTGGACGCAGTGAGCGCAG AGCTGGAGGTCAGGCTGGGAGTCTCTGAGACGCACCTGGATCACCTGAAGACTGAACACGCAG agctGGAGGTCAGACTGAGATCCACTGAGACACAGCTGGAACAGCTGGAGAATCACACTGCAG CTCTGGAGGTCAGACTGAGTGTCGGTGAGAAGCACCTGGACGATCTGAAGACAGAACACACAG ttcagtccGTTCAGCTTTCCTTGATGGAGTCCAGACTGACAGACGGACACAACAACACTACAG AGCTGGAGATCAGACTGAGCGTCGGTGAGAAACAGCTGGAACACCTGAAGACTGAACACGCAG ttttGAGCTTCAGACTGAATGAAAGTGAAGTTCGTCTGCAGAAGCTCACAGACACCAACTCAG ATGAGCTGAATGTTGCTTTCTCAGCCGGTCTGACCGATTCAGGATCAGTCGGACCATTTGATGAGGAGACCACTCTGATTTTCTCCAAAATGATCACCAACGTGGGCCAAGCGTACAACCAGACTGCAG GTGTGTTCACAGCTCCAGTCAGAGGACTTTACTTCTTCATCTTCACGGTTGCAGATTACCTCAAAGGTTACATGGGCCTCTACCTGTACTGGAATAACCAGCCAATCATCTTCAACCTGGAGCTGAATGACCACGGCGGCTACGCCTCCATGTCCAACGGCGTGGTCCTGCGGCTGGAGGAAGGCGACGTGATCCGCCTCAGTCTGCCAGCCAGCTACCGCCTCTACGACGACTCGCGAAACTTCACCATTTTCTCCGGTTTCTTGCTGTTCCCCCTCTGA